The window CACGTAGAAGCGTACCTTGCCCAGACGCCGCACCACGAACCGATTATCTGGTACGGTGCCCACGCGGATGCCGATGTCGATCTTTTCTCCCACCACGTCGGCGCGCTGATCGGTCAGGCGCAGGTCGAAGCGCAAGCCGGGATGCGCCTGCGCCAATCGTTCGACGATGGGCAAGAGGCGGCTGCGTCCCAGCGACGACGGTGCGGCCAGGCGCACCAGTCCGCTCATCTCGTCGGCCGGGCTGGCAGTATCCGTCTCAAAGAGTCCGTCCAGATCGCGCAAGCTGGCCCGGGCGCGTTCGGCCAGGGCCTCGCCGAAACTGGTGATGCGCACCTGGCGTGTATTGCGGTGGAACAGCATCTCGCCCTGGAGGCGCTCCAGTTCCTGGATGGCGCGGGTGACTGCCTGCGGTGAAATGCCGAGCCGGATGGCGGCGTCCTTGAAGCTGCCGGTATCGGCGGCAGCGCAGAAGATGCGCAGCATCTCCAGTCGGTTGAGCATGATGATTCCTGAAAATGGAATTCTGTAATCTTATCATTTCCATTGTTTGGCATAGTGGCGCCACCCATAATCCTTCCATCGACACGCAGCAACCGCAAGCCAACCCCCATCACTGGAAAGGATTCATCATGAGCAACAACATCAAGGACAAAGTCGTCGTCATCACCGGCGCCAGCAGCGGCCTGGGCGAAACCACCGCACGCCACCTGGCTTCCCTCGGTGCCAAGCTGGTACTGGGTGCACGCCGCACCGAGCGTCTGGAGAAGCTGGTGGCTGACATCACCGCCGCCGGTGGCCAGGCCATCGCCGTGACCACCGACGTGGCGCGCCGCGACGATGTGGAAGCCCTGGTCGCCAAAGGCGAGCAGCACTTCGGCCGCATCGACGTGCTGGTCAACAATGCCGGCATCATGCCGCTGGCTCCGATGGCCAAGCTCAAGGTCGAGGAGTGGGACCGCATGATCGACGTCAACGTCAAGGGCGTGCTCTATGGGGTCGCCGCCGCACTGCCGCGCTTTGCTGCGCAGAGCTCGGGCCACATCATCAATGTGTCGTCGGTGGCGGGCATCAAGGTCTTCGCCGGCATGGGTACCGTCTACAGCGCCACCAAGTTCGCCGTGCGCGCCCTGACCGAAGGCCTGCGCACCGAAGCACCGGACGGTGTGCGCACCACCATCATCTCCCCGGGGGCGGTGGATTCCGAACTGAAGACCCACAGCAGCGACAAGGAAACCTCGGAAGCCCTGCTGGCCTGGTATGAGGCCAACCAGATTCCGTCCGATTCGGTGGCGCGCGCCATTGCCTATGCCATCGAGCAACCGGCGAATGTGGATATCAGCGAAGTGGTGCTGCGCCCGGTGGCGCAGGAATTCTAAGTTTTCCACAGCCGTTTTCAGCCAGTGCGATCTGACGGCACCGCCGGGCAGCCCTGCCTGGCGGTGCCTTTTTTCGTTGGGTTGTCATGCTGTCATTGCCGAATCGGTAATGATTTCACGGCGGCATGTTGTTTGCTTCAAACGCCGCCATGACGCCGTGCAGACAAGCACGGTGCTTTTCTATATGATTGCCGGCCCAAAAAGAAGGAGTGATCGATGGCGAACGCGTGCGGTGTGGATTTCGGCACCTCCAATTCCACGGTCGGCTGGCTGCGTCCGGACGCCCCGGATTCCCTGCTGCTGCCGCTGGAAGACGGCAAGGCCACGCTGCCATCGGTAGTGTTCTTCAACGCCGACGAGAACCAGTTCAGTTATGGCCGCGCCGGCCTGGGCGATTACCTGGCAGGCTATGAAGGCCGCCTGATGCGCTCGCTCAAGAGCCTGCTGGGTTCCGGGGCCATCGACGGCCAGACCGAGGTGGGCGGTCGCGCCT is drawn from Herbaspirillum seropedicae and contains these coding sequences:
- a CDS encoding LysR family transcriptional regulator, producing MLNRLEMLRIFCAAADTGSFKDAAIRLGISPQAVTRAIQELERLQGEMLFHRNTRQVRITSFGEALAERARASLRDLDGLFETDTASPADEMSGLVRLAAPSSLGRSRLLPIVERLAQAHPGLRFDLRLTDQRADVVGEKIDIGIRVGTVPDNRFVVRRLGKVRFYVVATPRFLRRHGTPEDTEALRALPCTAMLDRGTGRPWPWLFAQENQWMADHARFLCDDSEGEYLLVRSGVAIGQIAGFLCEDDIAAGRLVPVMTDHEPDPWDMYLYRPQRGPVPPRLRLVFDTLVREFAE
- a CDS encoding SDR family oxidoreductase; this translates as MSNNIKDKVVVITGASSGLGETTARHLASLGAKLVLGARRTERLEKLVADITAAGGQAIAVTTDVARRDDVEALVAKGEQHFGRIDVLVNNAGIMPLAPMAKLKVEEWDRMIDVNVKGVLYGVAAALPRFAAQSSGHIINVSSVAGIKVFAGMGTVYSATKFAVRALTEGLRTEAPDGVRTTIISPGAVDSELKTHSSDKETSEALLAWYEANQIPSDSVARAIAYAIEQPANVDISEVVLRPVAQEF